A single Besnoitia besnoiti strain Bb-Ger1 chromosome Unknown contig00050, whole genome shotgun sequence DNA region contains:
- a CDS encoding uncharacterized protein (encoded by transcript BESB_064030) codes for MCYNNTVGITLAFRYTSEASCAFASVQHLVREVAAGWEFRMLHATTASFVFLCILIHMSRGMYNSSYSYLTTAWMSGLVLYLLTIATAFLGYVLPWGQMSFWGATVITNLLSPIPYLVPWLLGGYYVSDVTLKRFFVLHFILPFVGCILIVLHIFYLHLNGSSNPAGIDSALKVAFYPHMLMTDAKCLSYLIGLIFLQTAFGLIELSHPDNSIPVNRFVTPLHIVPEWYFLAYYAVLKVIPSKTGGLLVFMLSTCQ; via the coding sequence gtatcactttagcgttccgatatacttctgaagcatcttgtgcatttgctagtgttcaacatctagttagagaggtagcagcaggatgggaatttaggatgttgcatgcaacaactgcttctttcgtcttcttgtgtatcttaatacacatgtctcgaggtatgtataactccagctatagttatttaactactgcttggatgtctggtttagttttatatctacttactatagccactgctttcctcggttatgtactaccatggggacagatgagtttctggggtgctacagtcattactaatctcctttctccaataccatatttagtaccttggttactcggtggatactatgtatctgatgtaacattaaaacgattctttgtattgcactttatattaccttttgtaggttgcattctaattgtattacacatcttctatttacatttaaatggttctagtaaccctgcaggtattgattccgcacttaaagtagccttctatcctcatatgttaatgaccgatgctaaatgtctatcctatctaattggtttaattttcttacaaacggcttttggtttgattgaattatcgcacccagataactccataccagtgaaccggtttgtaactccgcttcatatcgtacctgaatggtactttttagcatattatgcggtgttaaaagtaatcccatccaaaaccggtggtttgttagtatttatgttatcaacatgtcaatga